The uncultured Dysgonomonas sp. genome contains the following window.
ACCACCTTTAGCCTGTTTTGTATATTGGTCTTCCGATTGATGTTGTACACCAAAGGTATAAAGAACACGTCCACGTCCGTCAGCAAATGGTATTTCCCATAGAGACTCGGCTCCGGCGGTCACCACATCCTGACAAAGATTTCTGAAGTTGCTTTCAAAAGATCCTAACTTGTTGGAACCCTTAGTAATGATTGCGACACATTCCTCTTTGGCGATTTTATACATTTCAGCCCTGCTCAATTCCGGATCATTACTAAGACGTACTCCATCGGTACGCTGGCTATATCCTCCTGCATATAATGCAATGCGTGCCCTTAGTCCTTTTATAAACGCCTTATTTACCCGTTCGGTAGTCATTGTTTGAGTCGATTCATTTGGCCAGGCAACCATAGATTCAGCTTCTTTGAGGTCGGCAAGGAGGCGTTTATAGATCACATCCCTATCGGATCTTGGTACATATACAGTTTCTGTAGTAATAGGCTCGAAGCGGGCAGGAACATCTCCCCATCCTTTTACTAAATCGAGATAAATAACTGCTCTTAGGGTGAGGGCTTCGCCGAGCAGGTGTGCCATATCTACATCATTTTCTACATTTCCGTGAGTACGCAGACCGTCTATACACATATTTGCACGTTCGATACCTTCATAAAATTTGGCCCAGGCGTTATTCGCTGTGTTCATCTCCGTATTTGTAGGTGTAGGGGCATATCCTGTAAGCGTATATTTGGGATCTGTTGCGATCTTGGTCGCATCCATGTTGTTGATCCACTCCACATCCGAATTGATTCCGTAATAAGGAAGGAACCGTCCACGATATGAATTCGTCTCTCCGAACGACTGGTGTATTCCCATCACTGCTTTTTCTGCGAGTCCGTATATGGTGAAAACGGATTCCGGTTCGGCAGCTGATTTAGGGTCCGATTCAAGATCGCAGGCAGTCATGACACCCATCAGAGACAAA
Protein-coding sequences here:
- a CDS encoding RagB/SusD family nutrient uptake outer membrane protein; this encodes MKKFIYKSILALSLMGVMTACDLESDPKSAAEPESVFTIYGLAEKAVMGIHQSFGETNSYRGRFLPYYGINSDVEWINNMDATKIATDPKYTLTGYAPTPTNTEMNTANNAWAKFYEGIERANMCIDGLRTHGNVENDVDMAHLLGEALTLRAVIYLDLVKGWGDVPARFEPITTETVYVPRSDRDVIYKRLLADLKEAESMVAWPNESTQTMTTERVNKAFIKGLRARIALYAGGYSQRTDGVRLSNDPELSRAEMYKIAKEECVAIITKGSNKLGSFESNFRNLCQDVVTAGAESLWEIPFADGRGRVLYTFGVQHQSEDQYTKQAKGGVNGPLPYLFYDYDVEDVRRDITCVPYEWSKDTRSKQQLRTLKSWCFGKLRYEWMKRIVTSTNDDGVNWQYMRLADVYLMAAEAINELEGPGNAADYLQPILDRALPTEKVAAYMTTATASKTAFFNAIMDQRALEFAGESLRKADLIRWNKLKDKLDEAKAKMSQLARREGPYANLPEKLYYKTAADSETLIVYGLNYGETDVEGQALADNEGYESVIWIKEDKLTDALINALYQKDPNTSQYWPIWQTFIDNSNGTLTNN